The following coding sequences lie in one Gammaproteobacteria bacterium genomic window:
- the pnp gene encoding polyribonucleotide nucleotidyltransferase produces MNSSINKTFNYGEHAVTIETGEIARQASGAVMVTMADTVVLVTAVARREADPGRDFFPLTVNYQERTYAAGKIPGGFFKREGRPTEKETLTSRLIDRPLRPLFPKAFTNEVQVIATVMSLNNEIDPDIPALLGASAALAISGIPFNGPLGAARVGYRDGEYILNPSSSELRESALDLVIAGNDQAVLMVESQAKQLPEDVMLGAVMFGHEQMQAAIEAIRELAAEVNQPAWDWLAPARDQSVDDAVAEHAEADLNDAYRIADKQLRQQRVSEIRERLVGDDAAAPETKDAFKRLERLIVRGRILAGEPRIDGRDQTTVRPIAIRAGVLPRAHGSSLFTRGETQAIVVVTLGTGRDAQIIDAIEGERKDHFMLHYNFPPYSVGETGFIGSPKRREIGHAKLAKRGMQAVMPNTDDFPYVIRVVSEITESNGSSSMATVCGTSLALMDAGVPISNPVAGIAMGLIKEDERYAVLTDILGDEDHLGDMDFKVAGTQAGITALQMDIKIDGITREIMAKALAQARDGRMHILEKMNAAIAAPRTEMSMYAPRFITMRIDPEKIRDVIGKGGAVIRAMTEETGATIDIDDSGVIKIASVDKEAGEEARRRIELITADVEVGHIYVGKVAKIMDFGAFVTILPGKDGLVHISQISDERVAKVSDKLSEGEQVKVKVLEVDKQGRIRLSMKAVAAEAG; encoded by the coding sequence GTGAACTCAAGCATTAACAAGACCTTCAATTACGGCGAGCATGCCGTCACCATAGAGACGGGCGAAATCGCGCGTCAGGCGTCCGGCGCGGTGATGGTGACGATGGCGGACACGGTGGTGCTGGTAACCGCGGTGGCGCGCAGGGAGGCCGATCCCGGCCGGGATTTCTTTCCGCTGACAGTCAACTACCAGGAACGCACTTATGCCGCCGGCAAGATACCCGGCGGTTTTTTCAAGCGCGAGGGGCGGCCGACCGAGAAAGAAACCCTGACCTCACGGCTGATCGACCGGCCGTTGCGACCGCTATTTCCCAAGGCGTTCACGAACGAAGTGCAGGTGATCGCCACCGTGATGTCGCTCAACAACGAGATCGATCCCGACATACCCGCGTTGCTGGGCGCTTCGGCGGCGCTGGCGATCTCCGGCATTCCCTTTAACGGTCCGCTGGGCGCCGCGCGCGTCGGTTACCGGGATGGCGAGTATATTTTGAATCCCAGTTCGAGCGAGCTGCGCGAGTCGGCGCTCGATCTGGTGATCGCGGGCAACGACCAGGCCGTGTTGATGGTCGAGTCGCAGGCGAAACAATTGCCTGAAGACGTGATGCTGGGCGCCGTCATGTTCGGTCACGAGCAGATGCAGGCCGCGATCGAGGCGATTCGCGAGTTGGCCGCCGAAGTCAATCAGCCCGCCTGGGACTGGTTGGCGCCGGCGCGCGATCAATCTGTTGACGACGCTGTCGCCGAGCACGCTGAAGCGGACTTGAATGACGCGTATCGCATCGCCGACAAGCAGCTCCGGCAACAGCGGGTGAGCGAGATTCGGGAGCGACTTGTGGGCGACGATGCCGCCGCGCCGGAGACTAAAGATGCGTTCAAACGTCTGGAACGCCTCATCGTGCGCGGCCGGATTCTGGCCGGTGAACCGCGCATTGATGGCCGCGACCAGACCACCGTACGGCCAATCGCGATCCGCGCCGGCGTGTTGCCGCGTGCGCATGGCTCGTCGCTTTTCACCCGCGGCGAGACGCAGGCGATTGTTGTTGTCACCTTGGGCACCGGCCGCGACGCGCAGATCATCGACGCCATCGAAGGCGAGCGCAAAGACCATTTTATGCTGCACTATAATTTTCCGCCGTACAGCGTCGGCGAAACCGGCTTTATCGGCTCGCCCAAGCGCCGCGAAATCGGGCACGCGAAGCTCGCCAAACGCGGCATGCAGGCCGTCATGCCCAACACGGATGATTTCCCGTACGTGATTCGCGTGGTGTCGGAAATTACGGAGTCCAACGGCTCCAGCTCCATGGCCACCGTGTGTGGCACCAGCCTGGCGCTGATGGACGCAGGTGTGCCGATCAGCAATCCGGTCGCCGGCATTGCGATGGGGCTGATCAAGGAAGACGAGCGCTACGCGGTGCTCACCGACATCCTAGGCGACGAAGACCATCTTGGCGATATGGATTTCAAGGTCGCCGGCACACAGGCCGGCATTACCGCGCTGCAGATGGATATCAAGATTGACGGCATCACGCGCGAGATCATGGCCAAGGCGCTGGCGCAGGCCCGCGACGGACGCATGCATATCCTGGAGAAGATGAACGCGGCGATTGCCGCGCCACGCACCGAGATGTCGATGTACGCACCGCGCTTCATCACCATGCGCATTGACCCAGAGAAGATTCGCGATGTTATTGGTAAAGGCGGCGCCGTTATTCGCGCCATGACCGAGGAGACAGGCGCGACCATCGATATCGATGACAGCGGCGTCATCAAGATCGCCTCGGTGGACAAGGAGGCAGGCGAGGAAGCGCGGCGGCGCATCGAGCTGATTACCGCGGACGTGGAGGTAGGCCATATTTACGTCGGCAAGGTCGCGAAGATCATGGATTTTGGCGCGTTCGTCACTATTCTGCCGGGCAAGGACGGCCTAGTACACATTTCCCAGATCTCCGACGAGCGCGTGGCCAAGGTCAGCGACAAGCTGTCGGAAGGCGAGCAGGTGAAGGTCAAGGTGCTGGAGGTCGACAAGCAGGGCCGCATACGCCTGAGCATGAAGGCCGTGGCGGCGGAAGCGGGCTAG
- the rpsO gene encoding 30S ribosomal protein S15, whose amino-acid sequence MPLSTVKKGEIVKQFGHSTKDTGSSEVQVALLSARIDHLSKHFAEHKHDRHSRHGLLKMVNKRRQLLDYLKDKDQPRYQSLIGTLGLRR is encoded by the coding sequence ATGCCGTTGTCAACCGTCAAAAAAGGCGAAATCGTCAAGCAATTCGGTCATTCGACCAAGGACACCGGTTCCAGCGAGGTGCAGGTCGCGTTGCTGTCCGCGCGGATAGACCATCTGAGCAAACATTTTGCCGAGCACAAGCACGATCGCCACTCCCGCCACGGCCTTTTGAAAATGGTCAACAAGCGCCGCCAGTTGCTGGACTACCTCAAAGACAAGGATCAGCCGCGCTACCAGTCGCTGATCGGTACGCTTGGCCTGCGCCGCTGA
- the truB gene encoding tRNA pseudouridine(55) synthase TruB encodes MSRGRQRGRIVNGLLLLDKPPGITSNRALQAVKRIFDARKAGHTGSLDPLATGLLIICLGEATKISAYLLDADKRYRTTCRLGIKTSTADADGEIVQRRVVGQYSLAQIECVLQRFRGGIEQVPPMYSAVKHAGKRLYTLARDGIDVPREPRSLMIYALVLTGRDYDTLTLDVHCSKGAYVRTLVEDIGEALGCGAHVTALRRLGVAPFDAPEMIELPALDAFAARGTAALDARLLPMDTALADWPALNVDEVSAHYLKTGQPVRIAGAPAHGKTRLYDRRYGFIGLGRVLNDGRIAPERTIRAV; translated from the coding sequence ATGTCGCGCGGGCGTCAACGCGGGCGCATTGTCAACGGTTTGCTGTTGCTGGATAAGCCCCCCGGCATCACCTCCAACCGCGCGCTGCAAGCGGTAAAACGCATTTTCGACGCGCGCAAGGCCGGACACACGGGCAGTCTCGATCCGCTGGCAACCGGCCTGCTGATTATCTGCCTGGGCGAGGCTACCAAGATTTCCGCCTATCTGCTCGACGCCGACAAGCGCTATCGAACCACCTGCCGGCTTGGCATCAAAACGTCGACGGCCGACGCCGACGGCGAAATTGTGCAACGCCGTGTCGTTGGGCAATATTCGCTGGCGCAGATTGAGTGTGTGCTGCAACGCTTTCGCGGCGGCATCGAGCAGGTTCCGCCCATGTATTCCGCGGTCAAGCACGCGGGCAAACGGCTGTACACGCTCGCGCGCGACGGGATTGATGTACCGCGCGAACCCCGCTCGCTGATGATTTACGCCCTGGTATTGACGGGACGCGATTACGACACCCTGACCCTGGACGTTCACTGTTCGAAAGGGGCTTACGTGCGCACCCTGGTAGAAGACATCGGCGAGGCGCTGGGTTGTGGCGCCCACGTGACCGCGCTGCGACGTCTCGGCGTGGCGCCGTTTGATGCGCCCGAGATGATCGAATTGCCTGCGCTGGATGCGTTCGCGGCGCGCGGCACGGCCGCATTGGATGCGCGGTTGCTGCCCATGGATACCGCGCTGGCCGATTGGCCGGCGCTCAACGTCGATGAAGTCTCGGCGCATTACCTTAAGACCGGGCAGCCGGTGCGCATCGCTGGCGCACCGGCACACGGCAAGACGCGTCTGTACGACCGGCGTTATGGGTTTATTGGACTGGGCCGCGTGCTGAATGACGGCCGCATCGCACCGGAACGCACTATACGCGCCGTCTAG
- the rbfA gene encoding 30S ribosome-binding factor RbfA, whose translation MPREYPRTVRVGEQIHRELAHLVTVAVKDPEVGMVTILDADVSRDFAHAKVYFSVLGDDASVRASASGLNRAAGFLRRELGRRLRLRTVPQLRFVYDDTQRKGARIDALIDRALAEDAGPRAPEE comes from the coding sequence ATGCCCCGTGAATATCCTCGCACTGTGCGCGTCGGCGAACAGATCCATCGCGAACTCGCGCACCTCGTAACTGTAGCCGTGAAAGACCCTGAAGTCGGCATGGTGACGATTCTGGACGCCGACGTGTCGCGCGATTTCGCCCATGCGAAGGTCTATTTCAGCGTGCTGGGTGATGACGCAAGCGTACGTGCGAGCGCCTCCGGCCTCAACCGGGCCGCCGGATTCTTGCGACGCGAACTGGGTCGGCGTCTGAGATTGCGCACCGTGCCCCAACTGCGTTTCGTTTATGACGATACACAACGCAAGGGTGCGCGCATCGACGCGCTGATCGATCGCGCGCTGGCCGAGGACGCCGGCCCGCGGGCACCAGAAGAATGA